The following coding sequences lie in one Arachis stenosperma cultivar V10309 chromosome 5, arast.V10309.gnm1.PFL2, whole genome shotgun sequence genomic window:
- the LOC130983080 gene encoding uncharacterized protein LOC130983080, with protein MTGTAFHTYRTMVRGRIIYFHLDKIREVFKLPQLQDDLESFNRRMVRVDKGLDQVLEDICLPGTKWMTNSKGVPNQLKRGDLKPVARGWLDFIGRSILPTSNRSEVTIKRAVMIHYIMLGKEVEIHHLIACEIYTIANKNSTEAKLAYPSLISLLCKDAGVSMGVDEFIPIEHPITKRSMEGQMQDNSIKRRAQEFLPELPEIDYWTHLEASVAKLQEAMEQIKEEQQNQNCMLCKLLKEQEKQGRELQELKRQKLSLEGSNTPQVEGASTSQNQGC; from the coding sequence atgactggaaccgcttttcatacctacagaaccatggtcagagggagaattatttacttccatctggacaaaataagagaggtcttcaaattacctcaactacaagatgatcttgaatcctttaataggagaatggtgagagtagataaggggttggatcaagttctagaggacatatgcctccctggaaccaagtggatgaccaattcaaaaggtgtcccaaaccaactcaagaggggagatctcaaaccagttgcaagaggctggttggacttcatagggcgttctatcttgcccactagtaaccgttctgaggttactatcaagagagcagtgatgattcattatATTATGCtaggaaaagaagtggagattcatcatctgattgcttgtgagatttacacaattgcaaacaagaactccactgaagccaaactggcttacccaagcttaatctctttgctgtgtaaagatgctggggtgagcatgggagtagatgaattcatcccaattgagcacccaatcaccaagaggtcaatggaaggacaaatgcaagataactctatcaaaaggagggcgcaggagttcctccctgaacttcctgaaattgactactggactcatctagaagcatctgttgccaagctacaagaagctatggaacaaattaaggaagaacagcagaatcaaaactgcatgctctgcaaattgctgaaggaacaagagaagcaggggcgtgagctacaggagttgaagcgccaaaagctctcccttgaagggtcaaataccccacaagttgagggagcatccacttctcaaaatcaaggttgttga